Proteins encoded within one genomic window of uncultured Draconibacterium sp.:
- a CDS encoding SusC/RagA family TonB-linked outer membrane protein: MKFIQLEKTRMFYFVLFLLIVPFTVFGQDKKITGTVYDETGVTLPGVTVMVVGTTNGTITDMDGKYTINAKSGDLLKFSYIGFKAQEVQVSEKSKIDVTLLVETIGIDEVVAIGYGTQKKADVTSSLASVKSDDFNKGAMGDAGQLVQGKVAGLQITQASGDPTSTTSVMLRGYSTLLGTTDPLVLVDGVPGSFSTVAPEDIESIDVLKDGSATAIYGTRGTNGVIIITTKAAQRDMPTTIEYSGYVSISNWLDKPDFMDASDLKQRLAEGWTFIGANDKDYGSETDWLDEISQTGVTHVHNVSLKGGSEATSLIANLTYDSKEGTIKKSGADNMRAHIQVKHAMFDDKLISNVSIIASERNTDMPNNWNYIYRLASVQNPTQAVYDENGDYVERSIYNYDNPVSYLNERIGMSRSRNLRFTGSLEFHPVESVVLKGMFTRKGNSYLSGYYYTKNDVTTTESGYNGYASRYTSDNITDLVELTADWKKSFGDHRISAIVGYNYEDYTSENFGANNRDFPTDNYSYNKLEMGLGISDGLGGVSSYKYNTKLIGLFARATYNYDDRYLFMVSLRHEGSSKFGADNKWGNFPGVSAGWRMSNEEFMKPVTWLDNLKVRAGFGITGTDVSNPYESLMSYDYSGYFLYNGEWTQTLAPVRNSNPDLRWEKKYEYNFGIDFSVLKGRIGGSIDMYQRDTKDGLYYYSVPVPPYQYGTIMANVCHIRNKGLELLVNAVPVKTQNFQWNTNITYSKNSNKLISLQNDQFSMGQNYFDTGHTGEPIQTTTHRVQEGAAIGNFFGLRSVGVNSAGLWVVERLNRDAEGNVTDKYYDLAGNAGPEDWQVLGNGVPSVNMSWNNQFSYKNFDLSIAMRGAFDFQILNFQKMYYAVTSDVQYNVLNSAFDKIDVVDVATGQKTGEQTTNGDSQRYVSHYIEDGDYWKISNLTLGYNFDVKSVEWLNRLRVYASVNNLATITGYSGLDPEVRNTYSVIDNAINYDPGTDHRDKYPTTRSYTFGVNVTF, encoded by the coding sequence ATGAAATTTATTCAATTAGAAAAAACACGCATGTTCTATTTTGTTTTGTTTCTCTTAATCGTTCCTTTTACTGTTTTCGGTCAAGATAAAAAAATTACCGGAACAGTATATGACGAAACAGGAGTAACATTACCCGGAGTTACGGTTATGGTTGTAGGAACAACTAATGGTACAATAACAGACATGGATGGTAAGTATACTATCAATGCAAAATCAGGCGATCTTTTAAAATTTTCGTACATTGGTTTTAAAGCTCAGGAAGTACAAGTTAGCGAGAAGTCGAAAATTGATGTAACATTGCTGGTTGAGACAATTGGTATTGACGAAGTAGTTGCAATTGGTTACGGAACTCAGAAGAAAGCAGATGTAACAAGTTCGTTAGCAAGTGTAAAATCAGATGATTTTAACAAAGGTGCAATGGGCGATGCAGGACAACTCGTGCAAGGAAAAGTTGCAGGTTTGCAAATTACTCAAGCGAGTGGTGACCCAACAAGTACAACTTCTGTTATGCTACGTGGTTATTCTACCCTACTGGGAACTACCGATCCATTAGTTCTTGTTGACGGTGTGCCAGGTTCGTTTAGTACTGTAGCTCCCGAAGATATTGAATCGATTGATGTATTGAAAGACGGTTCTGCAACAGCAATTTATGGTACACGTGGTACAAATGGCGTTATTATTATTACGACCAAAGCTGCTCAGCGCGATATGCCAACAACAATTGAGTATTCAGGATATGTATCTATATCAAATTGGTTGGATAAACCAGATTTTATGGATGCTTCCGACCTGAAGCAACGCCTGGCTGAAGGATGGACCTTTATTGGTGCAAATGATAAAGATTATGGATCAGAAACAGATTGGCTCGATGAAATTAGTCAAACAGGTGTTACTCACGTGCATAATGTTAGTTTGAAAGGAGGCTCGGAGGCTACAAGCTTGATTGCTAATTTAACTTACGATTCTAAAGAAGGTACTATTAAAAAGTCGGGAGCTGATAATATGCGTGCTCATATTCAGGTAAAACACGCTATGTTTGATGATAAGCTGATTAGTAATGTAAGTATTATTGCAAGCGAACGAAATACTGATATGCCGAACAATTGGAACTATATTTATCGTTTGGCGAGTGTACAAAATCCTACTCAGGCAGTATATGATGAAAATGGCGATTATGTAGAACGTAGTATTTACAATTACGACAACCCGGTTTCATACCTAAATGAGCGAATTGGAATGTCAAGATCACGTAATCTTCGCTTTACCGGTAGTTTAGAGTTTCATCCGGTAGAAAGTGTTGTGTTAAAAGGAATGTTTACCAGAAAAGGTAATAGCTATTTGTCGGGGTATTATTATACTAAAAATGATGTTACCACAACAGAGTCGGGTTACAATGGATATGCATCGCGTTATACTTCGGATAATATAACCGATTTAGTTGAGTTGACTGCTGACTGGAAAAAAAGTTTTGGTGATCATCGTATTTCTGCTATCGTGGGTTACAACTATGAGGATTATACTTCCGAAAATTTTGGTGCGAATAACAGGGATTTTCCAACAGATAACTATTCGTACAATAAATTGGAAATGGGATTAGGAATCTCAGACGGATTAGGTGGTGTTAGCTCATACAAATACAACACAAAATTGATTGGCTTGTTTGCCCGTGCTACATATAATTATGATGATCGTTATTTGTTTATGGTTTCTCTTCGTCACGAAGGATCATCTAAATTTGGAGCTGATAATAAATGGGGTAATTTCCCAGGGGTGTCTGCCGGTTGGAGAATGAGCAACGAAGAATTTATGAAACCAGTAACCTGGCTTGATAACTTGAAAGTAAGAGCCGGTTTTGGTATTACCGGAACTGATGTTTCTAACCCTTACGAGTCTTTAATGTCATATGACTATAGTGGGTATTTCTTGTACAACGGAGAATGGACACAAACACTTGCTCCAGTAAGAAATAGTAACCCTGATTTGCGTTGGGAGAAAAAATACGAGTATAACTTCGGGATCGATTTTTCTGTGTTGAAAGGTCGCATCGGAGGTTCTATCGATATGTATCAGCGCGATACTAAAGATGGTTTATACTACTATTCTGTTCCTGTTCCTCCATATCAGTACGGAACTATTATGGCAAACGTTTGTCACATTAGAAATAAAGGTTTAGAATTATTAGTTAACGCGGTTCCAGTTAAAACACAAAATTTTCAATGGAATACGAATATAACTTATTCTAAAAACTCTAATAAATTGATTTCATTGCAAAATGATCAGTTTTCAATGGGTCAGAATTATTTCGATACCGGTCATACAGGAGAACCTATTCAAACAACAACTCACCGTGTTCAGGAAGGTGCCGCAATTGGTAACTTCTTTGGTTTGAGGTCGGTTGGTGTAAATTCGGCCGGATTGTGGGTGGTTGAACGTTTAAACCGCGATGCAGAAGGAAATGTTACTGATAAATATTATGATCTTGCCGGAAATGCCGGACCCGAAGATTGGCAAGTATTGGGTAATGGTGTTCCAAGCGTAAATATGAGTTGGAATAACCAATTCTCATATAAAAATTTCGATTTATCAATTGCAATGCGTGGAGCATTCGATTTCCAAATTCTGAATTTCCAAAAAATGTATTATGCTGTTACTTCAGATGTTCAGTATAATGTTTTAAATAGTGCTTTTGATAAAATTGATGTTGTTGATGTGGCAACAGGTCAGAAAACCGGAGAACAAACTACTAATGGAGACTCTCAACGTTATGTAAGTCATTATATTGAAGATGGTGATTACTGGAAAATTAGTAACCTCACTTTGGGCTACAATTTTGATGTAAAGAGTGTAGAATGGTTGAATAGACTTCGTGTATATGCATCGGTAAATAATTTAGCTACAATTACCGGTTATTCTGGATTAGATCCGGAAGTAAGAAACACCTATAGTGTAATTGACAATGCAATTAATTATGACCCGGGAACTGACCATCGTGATAAATATCCCACAACTCGTTCGTATACATTTGGGGTAAATGTTACTTTTTAA
- a CDS encoding two-component regulator propeller domain-containing protein yields MGFKVVKVLWIVVFIFHSLNVYSNNDRLSFTHYTNEDGLPSSYIRSICQDQYGFIWAATRSSICRFDGKYFKTFQAVNEDGSSSDIWSMRNYFHSQDSMLLTQSTSNVFYLFNFEKEIFEPYLPINKLGGVTDLRESKEGYWVFMQDSICFLDTHTNQLKSFKEKISYASFPENVKIINVREKNDRLVAITSNNQLLIFDLERKQQRHFELPKGISELEQSHFYIDKNNFVWIGNEGDGLHQINLANGQAYRFTSRKSGNRRLLHNLVHSIEEDQQGRVWIGTENGLCVWSPYTESFDYYQYDIRDPKGINTNPIYSLFCDRDGNMWLGTYFGGINFWNNTPDFFSVWQAGTGLQHLSGSTVSCITEDERGSIWIGMEDMGINQINLEEDKVVRAINESNGLSFNNVHDLLFENPDRLWIATYTGGINILNLKSNKFEYINTSDYPELASDNIYHLLHVGDTIFISTSLGVAIWNTSTEELSRFQPDIIGDVQVEYMYESEDRVWFSSYTGVYYFDKQTRSFHSFEKFPFLQNIFFVKTDTKKRVWIGDCFRGLYGYDFKTDSVYIYNESTGFPFTWIFSMEEGNNGYLWASGDKGLVKFKPETGEIVGYDRESGLPFEQFNYRASHKSHNGEIYFGANRGMISFNDKSKLGVKKELNVVFRGMQLFNQPVLPGDGQPLEQSLNLHPEIHLKYKQNVFTIEYAGLNFQNRGNCQYAYYLENFEDAWNFVGNRDFATYTSLGPGEYFFHVKASTDNTEWGNNVNTLKIIIEPPFWLSKWGYLVYFILIILIFIGFYIVTTRIQQSKAVANMERREKEYQNEINNFKLEFFTNVSHELRTPLTLILGPLTRILEDEKLSPALNKKMKGIKNNASRLLTLINQLLEFRKIENGKEILRVSRQDITNLLKGVEEAFVESAEAKSINFSIEIMNLNSAIWVDYQKLENILINLIANALKFTREGGEVKLSVELVGDEKFFKNLKITVADNGIGIEASKLNKIFDRFYYVEDGGEMVGSGIGLALVNGLVTVHKGTIKVESTKGKGTVFTVKFPVSRRAYKDSEVLIGTEQYSSDVLLPDELKQTPVLRDEVEWSGSQSTILVIDDNRELLEFISETLADNYKVITAIDGTKGLEKVEEDNPDLIISDVMMPGIDGFELSRKLKSDLRTSHIPIVLLTAKGGEENEYEGLKSGADYYIQKPFLPHILVQLIENVLNTHKSLIERFKSDARMLPSEVATSQSDKELIEKISNLIRTYIDRPDLDVSFIVNEIGISRTLLHLKLKKITGCSATEFIRSIRLREAVKLIAEGKCNISEVAYRTGFSSPAYFSRRFKEYFGVTPKAYFQK; encoded by the coding sequence ATGGGCTTTAAAGTTGTTAAAGTATTGTGGATTGTTGTTTTTATTTTCCACTCGTTGAATGTGTATTCAAACAATGATCGTTTATCATTTACACATTATACAAACGAAGACGGTTTACCCTCTTCATACATAAGAAGTATTTGTCAGGATCAGTACGGTTTTATTTGGGCAGCTACCAGAAGTTCTATTTGTCGCTTCGATGGGAAGTATTTTAAAACATTTCAGGCTGTTAATGAGGATGGAAGTAGCTCAGATATATGGAGTATGAGGAATTATTTTCACAGCCAGGATTCAATGTTGTTGACGCAAAGTACCAGCAATGTATTTTATTTATTCAATTTTGAAAAAGAGATATTTGAGCCTTATCTGCCAATAAATAAATTGGGCGGGGTAACCGATTTGCGCGAATCAAAAGAAGGTTACTGGGTATTTATGCAAGATTCAATTTGTTTCCTTGATACCCATACAAATCAGCTCAAAAGTTTTAAAGAAAAAATAAGTTATGCTTCTTTTCCTGAAAACGTTAAAATAATTAACGTACGGGAAAAGAATGATCGCCTAGTGGCTATTACCAGTAATAATCAATTGCTTATTTTCGATCTGGAGCGCAAGCAGCAAAGGCATTTTGAGTTGCCAAAAGGAATTAGCGAATTGGAGCAATCGCACTTTTATATTGATAAAAACAATTTTGTATGGATTGGGAATGAAGGAGATGGTTTACATCAAATCAATCTTGCCAACGGACAAGCGTATCGATTCACTTCCCGGAAATCAGGAAACAGAAGATTGTTGCATAATCTGGTTCATTCGATAGAAGAGGACCAACAAGGGCGAGTATGGATTGGCACCGAAAATGGTTTATGTGTTTGGTCGCCCTATACTGAATCATTTGATTATTATCAGTACGATATTCGCGACCCAAAGGGAATTAATACCAATCCGATATATAGTCTCTTTTGCGACAGAGACGGCAATATGTGGTTGGGAACCTATTTTGGAGGTATAAACTTCTGGAATAATACGCCTGATTTTTTCAGTGTTTGGCAGGCCGGTACCGGATTGCAGCATTTATCGGGCAGTACCGTTAGTTGTATTACCGAAGATGAAAGAGGGAGTATATGGATTGGGATGGAAGATATGGGAATAAACCAGATTAACCTGGAAGAAGACAAGGTTGTAAGAGCAATTAATGAAAGTAATGGCTTATCTTTTAATAATGTGCACGATTTGTTGTTTGAAAATCCCGATCGTTTATGGATTGCAACTTACACCGGAGGTATCAATATTCTGAATCTCAAAAGTAATAAGTTTGAATATATAAATACCTCAGATTATCCCGAATTAGCCTCTGATAATATATATCATTTGTTGCATGTTGGCGATACTATTTTTATCTCAACATCTTTGGGGGTGGCGATTTGGAATACGAGTACTGAAGAACTTTCACGCTTTCAACCTGATATTATAGGAGATGTGCAGGTGGAATACATGTATGAAAGTGAAGATCGGGTATGGTTTTCATCGTATACTGGAGTTTATTATTTTGATAAACAAACTCGCTCTTTTCATTCATTTGAAAAATTTCCATTTCTTCAGAATATATTCTTTGTTAAAACCGATACAAAAAAACGTGTATGGATTGGAGATTGCTTTCGTGGTTTGTATGGCTACGATTTTAAAACCGATTCAGTATACATATATAATGAATCAACGGGTTTTCCATTTACCTGGATTTTTAGCATGGAGGAGGGTAATAACGGCTATCTATGGGCTAGTGGCGATAAAGGTTTGGTTAAGTTTAAGCCCGAAACCGGAGAGATAGTCGGGTATGACCGTGAATCGGGCTTGCCATTTGAACAGTTTAATTACCGGGCATCACATAAAAGCCACAACGGAGAGATTTATTTTGGAGCTAACCGCGGAATGATCTCTTTTAACGATAAAAGCAAATTGGGAGTGAAAAAGGAGCTGAACGTCGTTTTTCGGGGGATGCAGTTATTTAATCAGCCAGTGCTTCCCGGAGATGGCCAGCCCTTGGAGCAATCGTTGAATTTGCACCCTGAAATTCATTTAAAGTACAAGCAAAATGTATTTACCATTGAGTATGCCGGTCTCAATTTTCAGAATAGAGGCAACTGTCAATACGCGTATTACCTCGAAAATTTTGAAGATGCGTGGAACTTTGTGGGAAATCGTGATTTTGCTACGTATACAAGCCTTGGTCCCGGCGAATATTTTTTTCATGTAAAAGCATCTACAGATAATACTGAATGGGGTAATAACGTAAATACACTGAAAATTATTATAGAACCTCCTTTTTGGTTATCTAAATGGGGTTATCTGGTCTATTTTATACTTATAATTCTAATTTTTATTGGTTTTTACATTGTAACAACACGTATTCAGCAATCGAAAGCAGTTGCTAATATGGAGCGGAGAGAAAAAGAGTATCAGAATGAGATAAATAACTTTAAATTAGAGTTTTTTACAAACGTCTCGCATGAACTTCGTACTCCGCTAACCTTAATACTGGGACCATTAACCCGCATATTAGAAGATGAAAAACTTTCTCCTGCATTGAATAAAAAAATGAAGGGAATAAAAAACAATGCCAGTCGCCTGTTAACTTTAATAAATCAATTGCTTGAGTTTCGAAAAATTGAAAATGGTAAAGAAATACTGCGAGTAAGCCGTCAGGATATTACGAACTTGTTAAAGGGAGTTGAGGAAGCTTTTGTAGAATCGGCCGAAGCAAAATCAATTAATTTTAGTATTGAAATTATGAATTTAAATTCGGCTATTTGGGTCGATTACCAGAAACTGGAAAATATCCTTATAAATTTAATTGCCAACGCTTTAAAGTTTACCAGAGAAGGTGGAGAAGTAAAACTCAGTGTGGAGTTAGTTGGGGACGAAAAGTTTTTTAAAAACCTTAAAATTACAGTAGCTGATAATGGAATAGGAATTGAAGCATCTAAACTGAACAAGATTTTTGATCGTTTTTATTATGTAGAAGATGGAGGTGAAATGGTAGGCTCCGGAATTGGATTAGCGTTGGTAAATGGTTTAGTAACTGTACATAAAGGCACCATAAAAGTTGAAAGTACCAAGGGAAAAGGCACTGTCTTTACTGTTAAGTTTCCGGTTTCGCGCAGAGCTTATAAGGATTCTGAAGTTTTGATAGGTACAGAACAATATTCTTCTGATGTGTTACTGCCGGATGAGTTAAAACAAACACCGGTGTTACGCGACGAAGTAGAATGGAGTGGTTCTCAGTCGACAATTTTAGTAATTGACGATAATCGCGAACTGCTCGAATTTATTTCCGAAACATTGGCCGATAACTACAAAGTAATTACTGCTATTGATGGTACAAAAGGACTAGAAAAGGTAGAAGAAGACAATCCGGATTTGATAATAAGTGATGTGATGATGCCTGGAATTGATGGCTTTGAATTGTCGCGTAAATTGAAATCTGATTTGCGTACTTCGCATATTCCCATCGTATTACTAACAGCAAAAGGTGGAGAGGAAAATGAATACGAAGGACTAAAAAGCGGGGCTGATTACTATATTCAAAAACCTTTTTTACCTCATATTCTTGTTCAATTAATTGAAAATGTACTAAATACTCATAAAAGTTTGATTGAACGATTTAAATCAGATGCAAGAATGTTGCCTTCAGAGGTTGCAACTTCTCAATCAGATAAAGAATTAATAGAAAAAATAAGTAACCTGATTAGAACGTATATTGATCGTCCGGATTTGGATGTTTCGTTTATTGTAAATGAGATTGGTATTAGCAGGACGTTACTGCATTTAAAGTTGAAAAAGATAACAGGTTGTTCGGCTACTGAATTTATCCGATCAATACGTTTACGTGAGGCCGTAAAATTAATCGCCGAAGGTAAATGTAATATTTCAGAGGTTGCTTACAGAACCGGTTTTTCCAGTCCTGCCTATTTTAGCCGAAGGTTTAAAGAATATTTTGGCGTTACTCCAAAAGCATACTTTCAGAAATAG
- a CDS encoding DUF6055 domain-containing protein: protein MKPSSIFRIYASVFLLLSFYLADAVPPIQLHDISTFGSKKELYLPKEIDRVPKGNDFNDPESQFSYKHMMESENVAIFWDKIYGDDPMKNPDAEKRFDVKQLSNEVERFYTYYRDTLKMVEKGNSLTDKYKMIVIIFYDEKDRTAYGGGLEDKIGALWTPCQRINKMPFGTLAHELGHSFQYMSSIDAGTGPMGGIMEMSAQYMLWQVYPEWMTFENYHLVDFMKQTHYAFLHSANMYHSPYVLEYWSEKRGKDFFGKLSRSTQKGEDVVTTYKRMNDLSQGQFNDEMFDASRHFITWDLKRVEEVAHQYANQHYTILNDAGKGWYRIDSTKCPQNYGYNGIKLNVPASGTKVHLEFEGIAGADGYAAVKLDKAGWRYGFVASLKDGSRVYGDINRSAKGKVNFVVPENTEYLWLVVSGAPTEHWPIIMRWGPPKDDDPKEEQWPYRIKLKGTTIDSSFIK from the coding sequence ATGAAACCTTCCTCAATTTTTCGGATTTATGCATCAGTATTTTTATTACTGTCTTTTTATCTGGCTGATGCAGTACCGCCTATACAATTGCATGACATTTCAACTTTCGGTAGTAAAAAAGAGTTATACCTTCCTAAGGAAATCGACCGTGTTCCGAAAGGAAATGATTTTAATGATCCAGAAAGCCAGTTTAGCTATAAGCACATGATGGAATCAGAAAACGTGGCTATTTTTTGGGATAAGATTTACGGCGACGACCCAATGAAAAATCCCGATGCCGAAAAACGTTTTGATGTAAAACAGCTTTCGAATGAAGTTGAACGTTTTTATACCTATTATCGAGATACTTTAAAAATGGTTGAAAAAGGTAATTCTCTCACAGATAAGTATAAAATGATTGTGATTATTTTTTATGATGAAAAGGACCGTACTGCATATGGTGGTGGTCTTGAAGATAAAATAGGAGCGCTCTGGACTCCGTGCCAGCGGATAAATAAAATGCCATTCGGAACATTGGCCCACGAACTCGGGCATTCGTTTCAATACATGTCGAGTATTGATGCCGGAACCGGCCCCATGGGAGGAATAATGGAAATGTCGGCACAATACATGCTGTGGCAGGTTTACCCCGAATGGATGACCTTCGAAAATTACCACTTGGTTGATTTTATGAAACAGACTCATTATGCTTTCTTGCATTCGGCAAATATGTATCATTCACCCTATGTCCTTGAATATTGGTCAGAAAAGCGAGGTAAGGACTTTTTCGGAAAATTGTCTCGTTCAACCCAAAAAGGCGAAGACGTGGTAACAACATACAAACGAATGAATGATTTAAGTCAGGGACAGTTTAATGATGAGATGTTTGATGCATCAAGGCACTTCATTACCTGGGATCTGAAACGGGTAGAAGAAGTGGCTCATCAGTATGCCAATCAACATTATACTATTCTTAACGATGCAGGTAAAGGATGGTACCGTATCGATTCAACAAAGTGTCCTCAAAACTACGGATATAACGGGATTAAGTTAAATGTCCCGGCTTCAGGAACGAAAGTTCATTTGGAGTTTGAAGGTATTGCCGGAGCTGATGGATATGCGGCAGTAAAATTAGATAAAGCCGGTTGGCGATATGGTTTTGTTGCATCATTGAAAGACGGAAGCCGGGTTTATGGTGACATAAACCGGAGTGCGAAAGGAAAAGTAAATTTTGTTGTTCCTGAAAATACAGAATATTTATGGTTGGTAGTAAGTGGAGCGCCAACAGAACACTGGCCAATTATTATGCGCTGGGGACCTCCAAAAGACGACGATCCGAAAGAAGAGCAATGGCCGTATCGTATAAAGTTAAAAGGAACAACAATAGATAGCTCGTTTATAAAATAA